The following is a genomic window from Rutidosis leptorrhynchoides isolate AG116_Rl617_1_P2 chromosome 8, CSIRO_AGI_Rlap_v1, whole genome shotgun sequence.
CACCATCATTTCCAGTGGTTGCAGCATTGATGCTTTTCACTGGTTTTGAGTAGTTGCTAGTCTTCATTGGTGGTTTGAATTTGTCATGCAGTGAATGTCCAATTGGATAGCCATCTACCTTGTAGCATTCCCCTTTAGTGTGACCTTCTAAGCTGCAGTTGCCACTGAAGATTCCTTTCTTGAATGTGCCCTTTCTTTCATATGATTTGTTGTTGAATGATGCCTTTTGTGCACCCCATATTGATGTATTGTTGGTTTGCATAGACAGTGCTGCTGAGATTGTAGGTCTTATGGAAGTGTGCTCCTTTTGCTTCTCTTCTTGTCTTACCATTCCATAGGCTTTAGCTGCATTAGGCATAGGCTGCATCAATAAGATTTGCCCCCTAACATTTGTATAGCATTCATCTAAACCGATGAGAAATTGAATTAACCTCTTTCTTTGATCCCTTTCACCATTTGTTTTCCCATTTTCACAGTTACATGTGCATGTGCAGATGTATAGTGCCTCTAGGGCATCCATTTCATCCCAATAGCCCTTCAATTTCTGGTAATAGGCCTCAACTGTCATGCTATCTTGTTTTAATTGTGTGATTTCATTAGTGAGTTGATAGATTCTGTGTCCATCTAACTGTGAGTAATGTTCATGTAGCTCTCTCCACAATTCAGCAGCATTGTTAACAAAGTTCAAAGAGTTACCTATCTGATCTGTGATAGTGTTCAAGATCCAGGAGATGATCATGTCATTAGTTCTTTCCCAAAGTGCCTTGACTGGTGAGTTTGCAGCAGGTTCAATGATGTCTCCTGTTACAATTTTGAGTTTATTCTTAGCATTTAATGTTATCATCATTGACCTCCTCCATGAACTGTAGTTATCAGATCCTGTCAACTTCTTTGATATGAGTATTAAACCAGGATGATCATTTTGATGTAGATACAGAGGATGATTTGGCGAGTTCAGATCCTCTTCAAGTGATGAAACAGCAGTCGGCATCGTGAGTTTGTGAATTTGTGTTATGATTGAGTTAATTGTGAATTGTTAGGTTTTCGATTGAATTAGGTTGTCAATTTGATGAATTGTGATCTGTATTTGATGTGATTGAGTTGCGAAAGCATGTAGTGATCGAAAAATATGTATTGCAGGTATGGCCGGAGAAGACGACCAGAAAAGGTGATTACATTAGAAACTGAAAAATTACATTCAATGGGGACCAATAGacctatatatatacacacagaCATCTGCAACTAACTCTAACAGAATTTGACTTTTCCTAATTTTGACTTTTTATAGTTGACTTTTCTTGACTACATAAATTACATCACTATAACATTGGATCTACTTAAATACGTTTGCTATAAGTCATGTATCTCCTGTGCCGAGTATATTGAGAAGATAATCTGGGCTCTTGAGCAAGTGCATCATCTTCAATTTGAGTGTTGAGGCCTTCGGCAGCATCGTGAGTATCTTCAATAATGGTTGTTTTTGAAAAACTCGCATATGATTTCTATTACATGTGGTGGAAACAAAGGGATGGATTGTGGGGTTGCAACCACGAAGTGGATTTTTCTTATATGATTAGATAAATTCTAGAAGTTAGTTGAAGTTTGTTGCATCGAGTGGTGCCAAGGTGGTGGGTCACTCAGATGATGTTTAGTTGGGCAAGTTTATTTGGTTAAAAATGGTTTTCTTGATGTAACGCTCGGGACCATTGTAATTACCTAAGATGTACTCTTGAACGTGTTGCTAGTATTGCTTTCCTTTTTACATTTTTGAGTGTATTTTGTGGGCCGTTTGTTAGTATTTGATGGTtgtgaatgtagtgacccgaacttttccatgtttatatatattaattgagattgatatttacatgattaaatgtttccaacatgtaaagcaatcaaacttgttaagacttgattaattgaaataggtttcatatagacaattgactacccaagttgaccggtgattcacgaacgttaaaacttataaaaactatacgatgacatatatatggttatatatatagttaacatgtttttattataagtatgtatctcattaggtattttaacaatgagttatatacataaaaatgagactattaatttaagaaactcgaaaacgatatatataacgattatcgttataacaacgtcttactaggtacatatgaatcatattaagatattgatacacttggttaattatgttaaatgataagtaaatatattattaagtgtattaacaatgaaatacatatgtaaaaataaggctactaacttaatgatttcgaaacgagacatatatgtaacgattatcgttgtaacgacatttaactgtatatacatcatactaagatatattatatatcataatatcatgataatataataatttaacatctcatttgttataataaacaatgggttaacaacattcaacaagatcgttaacctaaaggtttcaaaacaacacttacatgtaacga
Proteins encoded in this region:
- the LOC139863612 gene encoding uncharacterized protein; this encodes MPTAVSSLEEDLNSPNHPLYLHQNDHPGLILISKKLTGSDNYSSWRRSMMITLNAKNKLKIVTGDIIEPAANSPVKALWERTNDMIISWILNTITDQIGNSLNFVNNAAELWRELHEHYSQLDGHRIYQLTNEITQLKQDSMTVEAYYQKLKGYWDEMDALEALYICTCTCNCENGKTNGERDQRKRLIQFLIGLDECYTNVRGQILLMQPMPNAAKAYGMVRQEEKQKEHTSIRPTISAALSMQTNNTSIWGAQKASFNNKSYERKGTFKKGIFSGNCSLEGHTKGECYKVDGYPIGHSLHDKFKPPMKTSNYSKPVKSINAATTGNDGDSSNSNEMAMNARMDQLQNQLNQVLLMMKSNNTIGIHKIASHISVQQYRFIASIVNHLKDAWVVDSGATDHVSTSLSNMHNVHTYHKPIFVTLPNGHNTQVTNYGSVTINSAITLHDVLYIPSFSYNLLSVSKLGKDLPLSVLFTPLSCYFQDHNKRIAHGTLCNALYHIQQVKTSPQRSQASINQLHQDMLHQLMLNSGTQDLATHLFMF